In the genome of Nymphaea colorata isolate Beijing-Zhang1983 chromosome 9, ASM883128v2, whole genome shotgun sequence, one region contains:
- the LOC116260141 gene encoding S-type anion channel SLAH1-like isoform X3, with product MTGQHESDQPISPFLARFHADLFRVSMALASQAVLWRTLNSASFSDPWPPIFNSIVEKSFWLLAALVLSSSSLAYLFKCIFYFDVVKAEFLDRWRVNYFFAPWIAAILLLQCLLPNRYDRWRGSGWEGIKFLNWGHLNSAISRAFWCAFTMPILLLEVKIYGQWFTKGKRFLSTVANPSTHISLIGNFVAAQAAARLALLELSLFLFAVGIVHYVVVFVTLYQRLPYNDSFPAQLRPASFLSIAAPSMASVAWASLTGDFGSGCKMLHFLSLFLFTLLKNHSWGERPGRASVMLL from the exons ATGACCGGGCAGCACGAGAGCGATCAGCCCATCTCTCCCTTCTTGGCAAGGTTCCACGCAGACCTCTTCCGCGTCTCCATGGCCCTTGCGAGCCAAGCTGTCCTCTGGAGGACGCTGAACTCCGCCTCTTTCTCCGATCCATGGCCTCCCATCTTCAACTCTATCGTCGAGAAGTCCTTCTGGCTGCTGGCTGCTCTcgtcctctcttcttcctcccttgccTACCTCTTCAAATGCATCTTCTACTTCGACGTCGTCAAGGCCGAGTTCCTCGACCGGTGGCGGGTCAACTACTTCTTCGCCCCATGGATTGCCGCTATCTTGCTCCTCCAATGCCTCCTTCCCAACAGATACGACCGATGGAGGGGCAGCGGCTGGGAGGGAATCAAATTCCTCAATTGGGGCCACTTGAACTCCGCCATCTCCAGGGCCTTTTGGTGTGCTTTCACCATGCCCATACTTCTACTGGAGGTGAAGATCTATGGCCAGTGGTTCACCAAGGGCAAGCGCTTCCTCTCCACCGTCGCCAACCCATCCACCCACATCTCCCTCATCGGCAACTTTGTCGCCGCCCAGGCCGCCGCCCGGCTGGCCTTGCTGGAACTCAGCCTCTTCTTGTTCGCCGTGGGCATCGTGCACTACGTGGTGGTGTTCGTGACCTTATACCAGCGCCTGCCTTACAACGACTCGTTCCCGGCACAGCTGCGGCCCGCTTCCTTCCTGTCGATTGCGGCCCCCAGCATGGCGTCCGTTGCGTGGGCGTCACTCACCGGCGACTTCGGCTCCGGCTGCAAGATGTTgcacttcctctctctcttcctctttacATTGCTA AAGAACCACTCTTGGGGTGAAAGACCTGGGCGTGCCTCTGTCATGCT GTTGTGA
- the LOC116260141 gene encoding S-type anion channel SLAH4-like isoform X1: protein MTGQHESDQPISPFLARFHADLFRVSMALASQAVLWRTLNSASFSDPWPPIFNSIVEKSFWLLAALVLSSSSLAYLFKCIFYFDVVKAEFLDRWRVNYFFAPWIAAILLLQCLLPNRYDRWRGSGWEGIKFLNWGHLNSAISRAFWCAFTMPILLLEVKIYGQWFTKGKRFLSTVANPSTHISLIGNFVAAQAAARLALLELSLFLFAVGIVHYVVVFVTLYQRLPYNDSFPAQLRPASFLSIAAPSMASVAWASLTGDFGSGCKMLHFLSLFLFTLLVVRPVLFVKAMKKFNAAWWAYVFPVSVLALSSAEYAKEVPTVVAEALRRAMSMISLAMTMALILLTVVHRKTFFSGDRFPGSPSQTKVLPVTSPPKSIQDNDSDAVLPL from the exons ATGACCGGGCAGCACGAGAGCGATCAGCCCATCTCTCCCTTCTTGGCAAGGTTCCACGCAGACCTCTTCCGCGTCTCCATGGCCCTTGCGAGCCAAGCTGTCCTCTGGAGGACGCTGAACTCCGCCTCTTTCTCCGATCCATGGCCTCCCATCTTCAACTCTATCGTCGAGAAGTCCTTCTGGCTGCTGGCTGCTCTcgtcctctcttcttcctcccttgccTACCTCTTCAAATGCATCTTCTACTTCGACGTCGTCAAGGCCGAGTTCCTCGACCGGTGGCGGGTCAACTACTTCTTCGCCCCATGGATTGCCGCTATCTTGCTCCTCCAATGCCTCCTTCCCAACAGATACGACCGATGGAGGGGCAGCGGCTGGGAGGGAATCAAATTCCTCAATTGGGGCCACTTGAACTCCGCCATCTCCAGGGCCTTTTGGTGTGCTTTCACCATGCCCATACTTCTACTGGAGGTGAAGATCTATGGCCAGTGGTTCACCAAGGGCAAGCGCTTCCTCTCCACCGTCGCCAACCCATCCACCCACATCTCCCTCATCGGCAACTTTGTCGCCGCCCAGGCCGCCGCCCGGCTGGCCTTGCTGGAACTCAGCCTCTTCTTGTTCGCCGTGGGCATCGTGCACTACGTGGTGGTGTTCGTGACCTTATACCAGCGCCTGCCTTACAACGACTCGTTCCCGGCACAGCTGCGGCCCGCTTCCTTCCTGTCGATTGCGGCCCCCAGCATGGCGTCCGTTGCGTGGGCGTCACTCACCGGCGACTTCGGCTCCGGCTGCAAGATGTTgcacttcctctctctcttcctctttacATTGCTA GTTGTGAGGCCTGTCCTGTTTGTGAAGGCAATGAAGAAGTTCAACGCTGCATGGTGGGCATACGTGTTTCCTGTCTCGGTTCTTGCTCTCTCCTCGGCGGAGTACGCAAAGGAAGTGCCGACCGTCGTGGCCGAGGCTCTCAGAAGGGCCATGTCTATGATATCACTGGCCATGACCATGGCCCTGATCCTGCTCACTGTCGTTCACAGAAAGACCTTCTTTTCTGGAGACCGGTTTCCGGGCTCCCCCTCCCAAACCAAGGTCTTGCCGGTGACTTCACCTCCTAAGTCCATCCAAGACAATGATTCCGACGCTGTCCTCCCTCTATGA
- the LOC116260141 gene encoding S-type anion channel SLAH1-like isoform X2 translates to MTGQHESDQPISPFLARFHADLFRVSMALASQAVLWRTLNSASFSDPWPPIFNSIVEKSFWLLAALVLSSSSLAYLFKCIFYFDVVKAEFLDRWRVNYFFAPWIAAILLLQCLLPNRYDRWRGSGWEGIKFLNWGHLNSAISRAFWCAFTMPILLLEVKIYGQWFTKGKRFLSTVANPSTHISLIGNFVAAQAAARLALLELSLFLFAVGIVHYVVVFVTLYQRLPYNDSFPAQLRPASFLSIAAPSMASVAWASLTGDFGSGCKMLHFLSLFLFTLLVRSFPSLFNSCLMHDLLSVLFSPSQKNHSWGERPGRASVMLL, encoded by the exons ATGACCGGGCAGCACGAGAGCGATCAGCCCATCTCTCCCTTCTTGGCAAGGTTCCACGCAGACCTCTTCCGCGTCTCCATGGCCCTTGCGAGCCAAGCTGTCCTCTGGAGGACGCTGAACTCCGCCTCTTTCTCCGATCCATGGCCTCCCATCTTCAACTCTATCGTCGAGAAGTCCTTCTGGCTGCTGGCTGCTCTcgtcctctcttcttcctcccttgccTACCTCTTCAAATGCATCTTCTACTTCGACGTCGTCAAGGCCGAGTTCCTCGACCGGTGGCGGGTCAACTACTTCTTCGCCCCATGGATTGCCGCTATCTTGCTCCTCCAATGCCTCCTTCCCAACAGATACGACCGATGGAGGGGCAGCGGCTGGGAGGGAATCAAATTCCTCAATTGGGGCCACTTGAACTCCGCCATCTCCAGGGCCTTTTGGTGTGCTTTCACCATGCCCATACTTCTACTGGAGGTGAAGATCTATGGCCAGTGGTTCACCAAGGGCAAGCGCTTCCTCTCCACCGTCGCCAACCCATCCACCCACATCTCCCTCATCGGCAACTTTGTCGCCGCCCAGGCCGCCGCCCGGCTGGCCTTGCTGGAACTCAGCCTCTTCTTGTTCGCCGTGGGCATCGTGCACTACGTGGTGGTGTTCGTGACCTTATACCAGCGCCTGCCTTACAACGACTCGTTCCCGGCACAGCTGCGGCCCGCTTCCTTCCTGTCGATTGCGGCCCCCAGCATGGCGTCCGTTGCGTGGGCGTCACTCACCGGCGACTTCGGCTCCGGCTGCAAGATGTTgcacttcctctctctcttcctctttacATTGCTAGTACGTTCTTTTCCTTCCCTCTTTAATTCTTGCCTCATGCATGATCTTTTATCTGTTCTCTTTTCCCCATCACAGAAGAACCACTCTTGGGGTGAAAGACCTGGGCGTGCCTCTGTCATGCT GTTGTGA